The Juglans regia cultivar Chandler chromosome 11, Walnut 2.0, whole genome shotgun sequence genome contains the following window.
TCTAGTACTGTTTTCTTTGGCTTCAAGAAGTTGTCTCACTCTCGAATAAGTAAGACCATCCACATGATGCAGCTGAGATATGTAAGTACAAACATTGTCATAGCTTAACCAAAAGAGCACGAAATCAGGATCAAATTTCGAGTCAAAATGAGGATAGGTAATTCAAGGGTAACTAAAATGATGTATAGATGTCTATTTAATAAATTCATGTTTATCCCAATATGAATATATTGGGAGTTATGGAGATGaatctacaagaaaaattaacgTTAATACAGTCAGAACTCACATTCTTTCCAATCCCAATTGTAGGGAGGTCAGCCAAAACACCTAGATGGCAAGCCAAGCCAAAACCTACACGAAACTTTATGGTTTAGATTTTTTCTCCGGTTAAAGCAAGGATGGGTAACAAGCTATGTAATCAATGGCTGATGCAAGTCAATCATAATTCACCTTTCACACagcaataaataaaatcaatgttCTAAATTATGTGAGGTAaactaaatatttcaaactTATTTTAAACAGTATAGCAATCCTCTGGTAGGGAATGAGCAAAACGTTTAGTCATTTCTAGTTTGTTACTAAAACAAGAACCAAATTTagatggaaaaggaaaatatacataaacCAAAAAGGAATGTTATGTTTACTCCTGCCGCAACTCATCCAACTAGTGAATACTTCCATCTAAGGGTTTCCTTCACAGCAGAAGATTGCTGGAGGCCAAGCCGTGACTACTACATCCAGTCACAAGCTGGGTTttagagatgtttggattcgaagatgacttgaaatgacttgagatgagttgagatgagttgagatggattgtgaatagtaatgagatgagttgtgaatagtagtgagatttgtgagttaaagttgctgaatagtaatgaatagtagtgagatgagttgagatgagctgagatgacttgcgaatccaagcTCAGAATAATGCCTCATCGGGTTTAGTGTACAATGCTCAGGAAGAAATATAAATTCCAAACAGAATTGTGACGAAGCACTTGCCTCGAGGATGAAGTATTCCATTTCCATCAACCATTAACAACTGTTCATTTAATAATGCACCAGTGTTACAAATCCCAAGTATCACCATAATAATTTAGCAAAATGTTCGTCTTTTCTTTTCCAGGTCAATGAAAACTTCAAGCGCAGATACATGAATCTACCTGTGGGTAGAAAGGGCTGgcatcttttttcttcattcgCTGCAAAAGTTCTAGAAGAATCGGAGcctaaaaaaggaaaagaacaaaaaaagtcAAATGCATCGAACAGGAAAAGAACGAACGATGAGATAGCGAAAGGATTTTTGATAGAAGGAAAACCTCTCTGAAGGCGAGGAAGCCAGGAACATAAGGGACAGCAATGGTGACAATTGCGAAATCTTCATAGACGACTTGGAGGTTTTGAATGTCCAACACCACAAGTGTCCCACAAGCGACCGTTGGGTCCTCCTTTGAGAAGCTCACGTCTACCCCACCAACATACCTCAACATCTCCACCTCTTCCAGTTCCTCCGCTTTCTCTCTGGACGTTGTTTTTGGTAATTTCCACGCGAAATCATCCTTTGTGATCAATCTTGTCCTGAGCGTATCCTGAGCCCTATAAAAACACCCGTTATTAAAGATTCGTTGTGTAATTATTTCtcacaaatgagatgattttatattttacaaactCGATCCACCGCTTATGATCTTGTGAGGAAGATGATGCTTCTTCGGCTTCCGTTTCGAATAGTTTTTCCATGATCAGATTGGGACCATCCGAGCAACCTAACAGTGGGTATAAGAGTCGTCTACGATGCTGCTGAAGGCAGTACCCAATTCGATACGGTATTTAGCcaagagaaacagagaaagcTAAAGACGATGGATCAAATCCTGCGCTAACTTGCGAAATCGGTACACGGAATCCTTAGCATCACGGGATTCCCAGGAATGTGCTTTGCTTTGTAACGCACGGGACATTCCTCTCGTTCCTAATGCGCCGACTTTTCTTTCGCCGTTAAAACTCTCTCGagatttattaaagaaaaattctaggCCCGATACAAAAATTCTAGCCTCTTTCTAGGCCGGATACAATTTCTCActatcacacaaaatataatatttaatttaaattcattaaattttaaaattaaaataatattttaataatacttcTTTAACTGCGTAACTTAGGCCTAACCTCTCTCGAAAGAGTACTATATAACGTACATTGTTTTAGGCTTTACAATTACAACTCAAATAGTCAAATTATCAAACTTCACGTTGTTCTcttcaattattaatattattaacacTGGAGCTCGGGGCGACGCATAAAATTGGATCCGGTACTTATTATTGGAACGGGCGGCTCGGAGAGTCAAAACTAAAGAGGCTAGGCTAGGCTAGGGTTACATAATTTAGAACCGAGTCGGGTCTCCTTCTACCCGGAACATTCTGATCCATTTTCTCgcgttccctctctctcctcccactatAAATTGACGAAACGCACTTgcccttcattttcttttctttttggttctcTTTCAGCTCTGCAACTCCCAACTTCATAGCCAAGTGCCACCGCATGcgaaaaatatagataattttgcaaacaaaatttcattcgAAATTGGCCTCCATCCAAATTCCTTTCATTACTATTGCCATTTCTTCGtttatagacacacacacacacccacataTAATATAGCAAGCACCTTTATCTGATAATCTATGGAGGCGACCGTGGACGACCAACCGCAAGCAGAAGCTCGGGCTCCCACCGCAGAATCTCAGCCTGAGTCTCAAGGAGAAGAAGACATAGAAGAGGAAGCAAGGAACGAAGATGATGAGTTGATCGCGAAGGCTCAGAAGCTGATGGAGAAGATCACTTTTTCGCCTGAAAAACCTAGCTCCTTCGTCCTCCATGCCCTCGCCTCCCTTCTTGAAACACAAGAATCCCAGTATGCGCCCTCCCATTTCTTTTTGCCTCTTTAGTTGGTTTTGTTTAGCCTACTTTAACAGGTTTTTGATTAAATTACGAGGAGTCAAACAATAGGCGTGGGTTTTTTTCGTCTTGCGTGTGTCTGTGTGCGTGCGCGCAAGCATAACATTTTTATAGCCCCGTTTATGCGCTTTGGATCATTCAAATGTTAATTTCGTTTTTAGCATGTCCCATTAGTGGGTTCTGGAGGTATAGTTCTAATAGTTCCTTGCCAAATGTGTGGGTATCGACGTGACTTTACGTGTTTGCGCGTGTTTTTTTAGTTGGTTGAGGGATGTTGACGGAgcaattcatttatattttaacacgtAACTTCTTATTTGCTGtgtattaaaaggaaaaaaaaaaaaaaaaaggaaccaaTTCTGACTATCATTGATGGTGAATTGGCGCTCGCCGTTGGTACTTCCTCCTATTCCCTCATCTTTGCTCGGTTCTTGATAAGTCTCGAACCTTTTTCTTGAATCTTTACGTATATGTCTGTTTCGAATGCAGATACATGGAAGAGAATGGTCATTCATCCACTAACGGTCGTGCTTCACATAACGTTGGACGGCTTGGGAACCTAGTCCGGGTATTTAAATTTGGCCTGTGTGAACCTGCTTTGTCGTTTTTTTAtctgttgttattattttttttttttttccgcccTTCTCTTCCACAACACGTCTTCCCCTGGACAGTGCACCTTAGCAACATCATCCAGAACACCTACTTCATTTAGAGTACTTAAATAAAGTtctttatcataattttttctacCTCTTATTCTCAGGAAAATGATGATTTCTTTGAATTGATATCTTCAAAGTTTTTATCAGAAACAAGATACCCACCCTCCATCCAGGCAGCTGCTGCAAGGCTTCTTTTAAGCTGCTCACTGACTTGGACTGTAAGCTTATTGTTTTATTACACCTGTTAGATTGATTTTCTTATTCCTTAATTTCATGgtttattataaatttgatgATCTGTTTTGCAGTATCCTCATGTTTTTGAAGAAGCCGTCTTAGAGAACATAAAAAATTGGGTGATTGATGACACTGCAAGATTTCCCCGTGAAGACCACAACTGCAAGGGCAAGGAGGCATCTGATTATGAAATGTTGAAGACTTATTCCACAGGAATTCTTGCCGTTTGTTTGTCTAGGTATGCTCCAGGAGTAAATATAGTTTGTGCTTATTTTCCAGTTTGCATCATTTTGAATAATGtactataatatgatatgacataacataatattatattacatcTTAACCATTTGGGTTGATTCCAGTGGTGGTCATGTAGTCGAAGATGTGTTGACATCTGGATTGTCTGCCAAGCTTATGCGCTATCTTCGGGTGCGTGTCCTTGGAGAGATGAGTACAAGCCAGAAAGATGCTGCTCATTTAACAAATGGTAAGATTGCATCCGGTGCTACTTGCATAAGAGGTAGGGACGAAGGCAAGGTTAGGGTTCGGCAGGCTCCGGAAACAACTTATTTAGATGGTTCAAGGATAGCGGATGAGAGATCCTTAGATGACCAAAGTCTTGAAAGGGATCAGGATAGAAACATTGTCCTGCAAGGACATGGAGAAGAATGCAGGATAAATGATGGAGAAAGACCTGATGCAATGGATGAAAGGGTTGATGCCTATGAGATAGATGCTGATGGCGACAATAGGAGGCATAGTCGAGAATTACGGGATGGGAAGGCAAAATTGGAAGATTTTGATGAGAATGGTAGAGATGACTCTTCAAGGCGCAGAGCAAATCGTGGATTGGCAAGATCAAGATGCAAGGGAAGGTTCAATGAAGGTGGCCCTGAGAATGAACAGGCTTTAACCTCACCAGGATCTGGTAGTCGATTGGGACAGGGGCGGAGTACAAGAGAGAGGAGTGTCTCAAGGCATTCAGATGTGAAAAAATTACCAGATGCTAGAAAGACTTTTGGCAGGATTACTTCTGATGCTTTGGTTGTCGAAAGGGACGATAACGATGACTGCTTTCAGGAATGCAGAGTTGGAAGTAAAGATATCTCCGATCTAGTAAAGAAAGCAGTTAGGGCTGCCGAAGATGAAGCAAGGACAGCCAATGCACCTGCAGAAGCTATCAAAGCAGCAGGTGATGCTGCTGCTGAAGTTGTCAAAAGTGCGGCTTTCGAGGTATGCAGCATTGCTTGCTCTTTTTATCTCGCATAGCATAGATTATGTGAattcttttacttaatggtttGCTGCTCTATATGTTAAGGAATTTAAAACTACTAAAGATGAAGAAGCTGCAGTCTTGGCTGCTTCCAGAACTGCATCCACTGTTATTGATGCTGCTAATTCAATCGAGGTTTCAAGGTAGGTAATTTtatgtttaagaatataataaagaGATTGAATCACAATGTACAGCTTGAAATTGCTAACATCCTAGTTTTGTTAATTTGACTAACAGATTAATAACACTTCCATACGTTGGTTTCAGGAGCTCTAGTAGCATCAATAATAATTCACTGAATCTAAATTACACAGAGACAGAAATTAGTGAGGATGTGGAAGAATATTTCATCCTGGACTCTGAATCTCTTGCACAGCTGAGGGAAAAATACTGTATTCAATGCCTTGAGATACTTGGAGAATATGTTGAAGTTCTTGGGCCTGTACTTCACGAGAAGGGTGTTGATGTCTGCCTTGCATTGTTGCAACGGAGTTCCAGAAACAAGGAGGAATCAAAGGCTGCAATTCTTTTGCCTGATGTAATGAAGCTAATCTGTGCGTTGGCAGCTCACCGAAAATTCGCTGCATTATTTGTGGATCGGGGTGGCATGCAGAAACTGATTGCTGTCCCTAGAGTTGCTCAAACCTTTTTTGGTCTTTCTTCCTGCCTGTTTACTATTGGTTCTCTCCAGGTAATTGCTTGTAATGTCTAATTGTTTGAAACCTTTTTTTACTAGTTTTTCCCATTAGAATCACCTTTATCTAGTCAGTCCATTGGGCTCTTACTTTTTAAGAATTCCTTTCAGGGAATAATGGAACGTGTGTGCGCTCTTCCCTCAGATGTTGTACACCAGGTGGTTGAGTTAGCTATTCAACTTCTTGAGTGCCCTCAAGACCAAGCTAGAAAAAATGCTGCCTTGTTTTTTGCTGCTGCATTTGTTTTCCGAGCAGTTCTTGATGCCTTTGATGCTCAGGACTGTTTACAAAAATTACTTGGGCTTCTAAATGATGCTGCCTTAGTTAGGTCTGGAGTAAATACTGGGGCGTTAAGTTTGTCCAGTTCAGGATCATTTCGAAATGATCGTTCACCTGCAGAAGTTCTGACATCATCAGAGAAGCAGATAGCTTATCATACCTGTGTTGCTTTGCGGCAATATTTTAGAGCTCACCTTCTTCTGCTGGTGGATTCAATCCGTCCAAATAAAAACAATCGAAGTACGGCGCGGAATACTCCAAGTGTAAGGGCAGCCTACAAGCCACTTGATATCAGTAATGAAGCTATGGATGCAGTGTTTCTGCAGTTACAAAAGGATCGAAAGCTGGGTCCTGCATTTGTAAGAACTCGTTGGCCTGCGGTTGAGAAGTTCTTGAGCTCTAATGGACACTTTACCTTGTTGGAATTGTGTCAGGTATTTGATATCCCagcttttgtttctttttcacttCTTGTGTTCTCCTGTTATATCTGATTTTGGTTGTATGCAGGCCCTCCCTGTTGAGCGCTATTTGCACGATTTGCTTCAATATGCATTGGGTGTGTTGCATATTGTTACATTAGTACCCAACAGCCGCAAGATGATTGTAAATGCCACATTAAGCAATAATCGTGTTGGTATAGCAGTCATTTTGGATGCAGCAAATAGTGCTAGTAGTTATGTGGACCCAGAGGTAAGACGTATTCtcctattttattattctcCTGTAACATTTCTTGATGCTGGATGCAGATTCTGAGACTAGTATCATACTTGtcttttaattatcaaaaaaagtaTCATGCTTGCCTTTTCATTCGGCATTGTATCATATTCTCTAATTGTTTGCTGATACCTTTGCAGATCATCCAACCAGCACTAAATGTGTTAGTAAATCTTGTTTGTCCTCCGCCTGCAATCAGCAATAAACCACCTATACTTGCACAAGGtctgcattctgtttctgctccaACCTCGTATGGTTCTGGGATGGAGAATAGAGACAGAAACACAGAACGTAATGTCTCTGATCGAGCTGTTAACATGTCTAGCCAGAGTGATCCAAGGGAGCGGAATGGGGAATCTAGTGTGGTAGATAGGGGAAATGCCACAGGAGTTAGTACCCAGTACATCAGTAGCACTTCACAAACTCCTGTTCCCACAGCTACTTCAGGACTGGTTGGAGATCGTAGAATATCTTTAGGTGCTGGTGCAGGTTGTGCTGGCCTTGCTACCCAATTGGAACTAGGATATCGTCAAGCAAGAGAGGCTGTACGTGCAAACAATGGTATAAAGGTCCTACTTCATCTCCTCCAGCCACGTGTATATTCACCTCCTGCTGCCCTTGATTGTCTTCGCGCTCTAGCTTGCCGTGTTCTGCTTGGTCTAGCCAGAGATGATACAATTGCACATATATTGACAAAGCTTCAGGTAAATGATCGtttcatctaattaatttaatagttTTAGGTGAAATGAAATATTAGTTTACATCTTTTTACCACAAGTATCAAGTCCCGCCCCAACCAATTGAACCCATCCTAGGCTGCTTCAGCTCATACTTCATACCCAGTTGTATACTGCTCCATTATTAGATGTTCCTCAGAGGTCTTCTCATACTCATGATTCACTTTTCTCAGAGATGGGTTCATTGgtgtttcctttgtatacgtcgtgtacttgggcttatgcctatttctttgaataaaattattacttatcaaaaaaaaaaccaatcttATTGGTGGTCTTCTAAAGAGACAACATACTACTGCCATTTGCAAAACACATTGTCTTCCCACTTTTTAGTTTACCCCGTGTTTTCGTCAACATTTAGTTCTAGTTGCAAAAGAAGGAATATGGGAGTAAACTGTAAAGTTATCAGAATCTTCAAGGCGAGGAAAAAATTCCATTTGAGGATTTTAAAAAGAAGACATCCAAATTTTTTTGGTAATTAAAACATGTTATGCTTTGTGCATTCAAATAGGTTGCTGTGATTCTGACGTTAAGTCATAACTGTCTGGATATGTTAACTAAAACTGTCGGTGTTACTAAGTGCAACTTGACATTCTAGGTTGGAAAAAAGCTATCAGAACTAATTCGAGATTCAGGAGGCCAGACATGTGGAACTGAGCAAGGCAGGTGGCAAGCTGAACTTTCCCAGGCAGCAATTGAACTGATTGCAGTAAGTCTccctgcccccccccccccccccaaaaaaaaaaaaaaaaaatagaggtaGCTTAGAGGTCTGGAGTTCAGTCGGGTTTCCTTATAAGCAAAAATGTTATTTAACAATTATAATCCCCCCTCTCGTAAGTAAAAATGTCATTCAACATTGTTGAATGATCCCCCCTCTCTCATCGCATAAGTAACTGAAATATATGCTTGCACCATTGATATGCAGATTGTGACAAATTCAGGGCGTGCAAGTACATTAGCAGCTACTGATGCTGCTACCCCTACTTTGAGGCGCATAGAAAGAGCAGCTATAGCTGCTGCTACTCCGATTACTTACCATTCCAGGTACTTGTTAATTTCTTGTGTAGTGCTATTGTATATATTCACCACCCACTTCTTTCTAGTAATTCCTTTTCTTCTCACCTTTTGGCTCTTCTTCTTGTTGTCTATGTATATGAAAATCCCAGGGAACTTTTACTTCTAATCCATGAACACCTACAGGCGTCTGGTTTGGGTGCAACTGCTGCTACACTATTAAAAGAGGCTCAGTTGACTCCTTTGCTGTTCTTGGCGGCTCCATCATCTCTTGTGCACCAAACCTCTGCACCAGAAGTCCCCTCTATACAGCTCCATTGGCCCTCTGGTCGAGCCACTTGTGGATTTCTCACTGAAAAATCTAAACTCACTGCACAGAATGAGGATACAAGCCTGAAGTGCGATTCAACTGTAtcttcttcaaagaaaaatccattggcTTTCTCACCAATTTTTGGTATACACTCAAGAAATCAGTTGCAATCCCATGATTGCCAATCGGTATCTGTCAGGAGAATCTTCAGTACATCAAAGCAACCTTCTGTACCTGCAATTGCATCAGAAACTTCATCAGAGTCCTTGCCAAGACCTAATTTTGATACAGAATCTCAATGTAAGACTCCAGTTGTATTGCCGATGAAGCGAAAATTATCAGAGTTGAAGGATGTGGGTTTGGTTTCATCCCCCGGAAAGCGACTTAACACGGGTGAGCAAGGACTCCGGTCTCCAGTTTGTCCAACACCCAGTAGTGGCCGTAAAAGCAACCTGCTAATTGATAATATTGGACTGTCTACCCCAAGTTCTATTGTAAGAGATCAGCATTGGCAATCAATGCCAATTGGTGGCTTGGCAGGTTATATGGATGATAACCAACATGGCAACACCCATATGGGTCAGGCGACACCATCCTCTCAACTTGGGATTTTAAATGATCCTCAGCCCAGCAGCACAGAGCAGTTAACTCTAGACTCTATTGTTGTTCAATATCTGAAGCACCAGCATCGCCAATGCCCGGCCCCTATAACCACTCTTCCGCCACTCTCTCTCTTGCATCCACATGTTTGTCCTGAACCTAAACGAAGTCTTGATGCCCCATCAAATGTAACAGGCAGACTTGGTACACGTGAGTTCAAAAGTATATATGGTGGGGTACATGGAAATCGCAGGGATCGCCAGTTTGTTTACAGCAGATTCAGACCTTGGAGAACTTGTCGGGATGATGCTGGGGCACTTTTGACATGCATTGATTTTCTTGGGGACTCCTCTCGTCTTGCAGTTGGCAGCCACTCTGGAGAGCTCAAAATTTTTGATTCCAACAGCAACAATGTGCTGGAGAGTTGCACAAGCCACCAGTCTCCTTTGACATCTGTTCAATCATATATTTCTGGTGAGACACAGCTGGTGCTTTCATCGAGCTCCCAGGATGTAAGGTTGTGGGACGCAACTTCAATCTCAGGTGGACCAATGCATCCATTTGAAGGGTGTAAGGCTGCAAGTTTTAGCAATTCTGGAAGCATTTTTGCAGCCCTGACAGTAGAGCCTGCACCACGAGAAATTCTCCTCTACAATATCCAAACCTGCCAGCTGGAATCAAAGCTGTCAGACACGTCTGCAAGTTCTACAGGTCGGGGGCATGTTTATTCTCTCATACACTTCAGCCCTTCAGATGCTATGTTGCTATGGAATGGGGTATTGTGGGATCGGCGGGTTTCTGGCCCCGTTCATCGCTTTGATCAATTTACAGATTATGGAGGTGGTGGCTTTCATCCAGCTGGGAATGAGGTATGCTGAAGCAGCAGCACCCTGTCCCTACTACAACAGTTATAGTGCATCTCTCGTATGATTATCATTTGTTGCCACCTGTTGAACTTTCATCACTAAAGctaaattttcttctcttccttttatGTACTTCATCCTATGttcaaaacatgaaaaagaaaataaacaaacaaacaaacaaataaacaaatacaaaattatctaGAAAAATGGTAGTGATCAATACCCTGTCATTTCTGTCTGAACAGTAGGCTTTTAGTAGAAAGCGTTTTAAGCACCAAATTTCAACACTTAGTTTTTCTTTGTCAGTTATGATTACTTTGTTTGGGTATTTAAGTTACGTATGTCAAGTTTCAGACAGGATCAGTAGAGGTTTGGTGAATAAGGCAGGTTTGATGGGATTTTGTTAGTGCCTTGaaactaaaaatttttaaaaaaaaaaaaatagaagttgtCTTGAAGCTAATTAATTACCATTTCCCCTTCAGAAGAACTTCCAGAATTCAAAACTGGCATCGACCACTTCCTGCTGTTGTTATACATCACTGCATAAACTTCTGTTCAAAAGCTTGTAGTTTAAAATTCCCCCCTCCTGTCTTCCCCATGACTGCTTTTATAtagagaattttcttttttacaggTAATTATAAACTCGGAGGTCTGGGATCTCCGGAAGTTTAGGCTCCTCCGTAGTGTACCTTCATTGGATCAAATGACAGTAACTTTTAATGCACGCGGTGATGTGATTTATGCGATCCTTCGGAGAAATCTTGAGGATGTAATGTCTGCTGTTCACACACGTCGAGTCAAGCATCCTCTCTTTGCTGCTTTTCGCACGGTGGATGCAGTCAACTACTCTGACATTGCCACTATACCTGTAGATCGTTGTGTCCTTGACTTCGCAACAGAATCGACAGATTCCTTTGTAGGGTTGATTACAATGGATGATCAAGAAGAGATGTACTCTTCAGGAAGAGTTTATGAAATTGGTCGCAGAAGGCCAACGGATGACGATTCGGATCCTGATGATGCTGAGAGtgaggaggaagatgaggatgatgatgatgctgatGTAGACCCTATTCTAGGCCCAGATCTTGATGGGGATGGTGAAAGTGATGCAGATGATTTGAGTAACGATGATAGTGTTAGCGAGCTGATTGATGacgacgatgatgatgatgatgatggggatTTCATGCTGGAGGGTGGAACGGGATTACTAGAGATTGTGACAGAGGGtgatgaggatgatgaggaTAGTGAATTGCTTGAATCTTTCAGtagtgatgatgaggatgatttTGTGGGTAATGgttttggttattaaatgttacATAATTATCATATTGGTTTTAATTGTAGCTCGGATAATGTAATTATGCTGTTAGAAGTTGGAGGATGGAATCCATGGTTTAGTTGATAGCGTGACAATGTGAGATTGGAAATGTACAGAGACCAGAAAGTCATTTGTAAATAGCTTTGTTGCCGAAGTGACATCCTTTTCTACCTTGTTACGATTCAAGATATCAGATACTCCGAGTGAGAGAGGAAAATAATAGCCAAGaggattaataaattataatacggtgagtaggggtgtaaccaatCTAGTTTTAGACAAATTTTGAGACCAAATcagtatataccggttttgcaTCACACCGGTTGCCCTCCTAAGTTGGTACTTTCGATTTTACCAGTTTCGGTTCCAGTTTTctggtttttaatatatattaattctctaatttcttatacttatatatatgtatattaatatatatgaatattagtaatacactaatactattagtatataataatactattggtatagtactattactatatgttatgataatatggtaattaatatactaatatat
Protein-coding sequences here:
- the LOC109009607 gene encoding DDB1- and CUL4-associated factor homolog 1 isoform X2 encodes the protein MEENGHSSTNGRASHNVGRLGNLVRENDDFFELISSKFLSETRYPPSIQAAAARLLLSCSLTWTYPHVFEEAVLENIKNWVIDDTARFPREDHNCKGKEASDYEMLKTYSTGILAVCLSSGGHVVEDVLTSGLSAKLMRYLRVRVLGEMSTSQKDAAHLTNGKIASGATCIRGRDEGKVRVRQAPETTYLDGSRIADERSLDDQSLERDQDRNIVLQGHGEECRINDGERPDAMDERVDAYEIDADGDNRRHSRELRDGKAKLEDFDENGRDDSSRRRANRGLARSRCKGRFNEGGPENEQALTSPGSGSRLGQGRSTRERSVSRHSDVKKLPDARKTFGRITSDALVVERDDNDDCFQECRVGSKDISDLVKKAVRAAEDEARTANAPAEAIKAAGDAAAEVVKSAAFEEFKTTKDEEAAVLAASRTASTVIDAANSIEVSRSSSSINNNSLNLNYTETEISEDVEEYFILDSESLAQLREKYCIQCLEILGEYVEVLGPVLHEKGVDVCLALLQRSSRNKEESKAAILLPDVMKLICALAAHRKFAALFVDRGGMQKLIAVPRVAQTFFGLSSCLFTIGSLQGIMERVCALPSDVVHQVVELAIQLLECPQDQARKNAALFFAAAFVFRAVLDAFDAQDCLQKLLGLLNDAALVRSGVNTGALSLSSSGSFRNDRSPAEVLTSSEKQIAYHTCVALRQYFRAHLLLLVDSIRPNKNNRSTARNTPSVRAAYKPLDISNEAMDAVFLQLQKDRKLGPAFVRTRWPAVEKFLSSNGHFTLLELCQALPVERYLHDLLQYALGVLHIVTLVPNSRKMIVNATLSNNRVGIAVILDAANSASSYVDPEIIQPALNVLVNLVCPPPAISNKPPILAQGLHSVSAPTSYGSGMENRDRNTERNVSDRAVNMSSQSDPRERNGESSVVDRGNATGVSTQYISSTSQTPVPTATSGLVGDRRISLGAGAGCAGLATQLELGYRQAREAVRANNGIKVLLHLLQPRVYSPPAALDCLRALACRVLLGLARDDTIAHILTKLQVGKKLSELIRDSGGQTCGTEQGRWQAELSQAAIELIAIVTNSGRASTLAATDAATPTLRRIERAAIAAATPITYHSRELLLLIHEHLQASGLGATAATLLKEAQLTPLLFLAAPSSLVHQTSAPEVPSIQLHWPSGRATCGFLTEKSKLTAQNEDTSLKCDSTVSSSKKNPLAFSPIFGIHSRNQLQSHDCQSVSVRRIFSTSKQPSVPAIASETSSESLPRPNFDTESQCKTPVVLPMKRKLSELKDVGLVSSPGKRLNTGEQGLRSPVCPTPSSGRKSNLLIDNIGLSTPSSIVRDQHWQSMPIGGLAGYMDDNQHGNTHMGQATPSSQLGILNDPQPSSTEQLTLDSIVVQYLKHQHRQCPAPITTLPPLSLLHPHVCPEPKRSLDAPSNVTGRLGTREFKSIYGGVHGNRRDRQFVYSRFRPWRTCRDDAGALLTCIDFLGDSSRLAVGSHSGELKIFDSNSNNVLESCTSHQSPLTSVQSYISGETQLVLSSSSQDVRLWDATSISGGPMHPFEGCKAASFSNSGSIFAALTVEPAPREILLYNIQTCQLESKLSDTSASSTGRGHVYSLIHFSPSDAMLLWNGVLWDRRVSGPVHRFDQFTDYGGGGFHPAGNEVIINSEVWDLRKFRLLRSVPSLDQMTVTFNARGDVIYAILRRNLEDVMSAVHTRRVKHPLFAAFRTVDAVNYSDIATIPVDRCVLDFATESTDSFVGLITMDDQEEMYSSGRVYEIGRRRPTDDDSDPDDAESEEEDEDDDDADVDPILGPDLDGDGESDADDLSNDDSVSELIDDDDDDDDDGDFMLEGGTGLLEIVTEGDEDDEDSELLESFSSDDEDDFVGNGFGY